The Synechococcus sp. RS9909 genomic interval AGAGGCTGGGTGGAGAGCGATGAGATCGTGCGCATCCTCGGCATCGCCGTCTCGATCTTCATCGGTTTTCGCAACACCCAGGCGATCAGTCGCTGGTGGGAAGCCCGCAAACTCTGGGGAACCATGGTGAACCAGAGCCGCAACTGGGCCGACAGCCTCGCCGCCTACCTCCCGGTTTCACCCGCGGGGCGGCGCTGGACGACGCGGCTGGTTCGCCTGCAAGTGGCGATCGTGTGGCAGTTGAATTTTCAGTTGCGCAACTCCTGGCACCGGGATCTGCGCAGCCTGCAGAACGAGCTTCTCCAAGCCCTGCGGCTGCCGGACACCACCACCCTCCGCCAGCTCGGCAGACAACGGGGGCTGTGGTTGCAGCGCTTGCACGCCGAAGGCTTGATCGATGGCTGGGGACGGCACCAGCTGGTGGAGGTGGGCAATGCCTGCACCGATGCGATCGGCGGTCTGGAGCGGATCCGCAACACCCCCCTGCCAGCGTCGTATGACGTGTTCGTGCGGATCATCAACTGGGTGTTCGGCATCCAGCTGTTGCTCAGTTTTCACTACCAGAACGGAGGCCGCTTCAGCAGCTTCAACGGCTTCATGATCATGCTCTGCTTCCTGATGGCCGAGCGAATTGGTGCCTATGTGGAAGGGCCCTTTGATGCCGATGG includes:
- a CDS encoding bestrophin family ion channel, giving the protein MIESGNYGDPPRTRRKDYSHVLLQLLSRMRYDLLLLLVVTGLVMGGVIPRGWVESDEIVRILGIAVSIFIGFRNTQAISRWWEARKLWGTMVNQSRNWADSLAAYLPVSPAGRRWTTRLVRLQVAIVWQLNFQLRNSWHRDLRSLQNELLQALRLPDTTTLRQLGRQRGLWLQRLHAEGLIDGWGRHQLVEVGNACTDAIGGLERIRNTPLPASYDVFVRIINWVFGIQLLLSFHYQNGGRFSSFNGFMIMLCFLMAERIGAYVEGPFDADGSSFSLPLNSICLTISRDLLGSEADHVLHLQSQDPVRWT